The Candidatus Koribacter versatilis Ellin345 genome has a segment encoding these proteins:
- a CDS encoding geranylgeranyl reductase family protein, which translates to MGHQSFIIVGAGPSGTAAAYDLAKAGHSVLLLDRSEFPRVKPCGGGLTVKTLKALRYSVTPVVRIVAKGLQVTNNLAEPIELRGKHPICFMTVRAEFDDFCLRQTLEAGARFQKISEITGVEEFPDHVVLRTRDGEFHAEYLLGADGANSKVRLLLGAQPWFRRAIAVEAHAPVHKNAKAMEIDFGVVPRGYAWSFHKGDHLNVGLCTESAEVVKLSRDLLANYLKRKFGSDEYSHFVGHYLGIGGMRYEPKHKRIFLVGDAAGMTDPLSGEGIYNAIKSGQAAASALLQNSEAPHVSYAQALADVRDDLEFCERAIGKFYGHLNAGFAMLKVPGMKKSILKGYAMGLTLSEIRGSIHKLPFASVDDTHTAEYSNHAEA; encoded by the coding sequence GTGGGTCACCAAAGTTTCATCATCGTTGGTGCTGGTCCATCCGGCACAGCGGCGGCGTATGACCTGGCCAAGGCTGGCCACTCTGTCCTGCTGCTCGATCGCAGTGAGTTTCCGCGCGTAAAGCCGTGCGGCGGCGGCCTGACGGTCAAAACACTCAAAGCGCTGCGCTACAGCGTAACTCCGGTCGTGCGCATCGTCGCCAAGGGCCTGCAGGTGACCAACAATCTGGCTGAGCCCATCGAACTCCGCGGCAAACATCCCATCTGCTTCATGACCGTGCGCGCCGAGTTCGACGATTTCTGCCTGCGCCAGACGCTCGAAGCCGGTGCGCGCTTTCAGAAGATCAGCGAGATTACCGGCGTAGAAGAGTTTCCCGATCACGTCGTCTTGCGCACGCGCGACGGCGAATTCCATGCCGAGTACCTTCTTGGGGCTGACGGTGCGAACAGCAAAGTTCGTCTCCTGCTCGGCGCACAACCCTGGTTCCGACGCGCTATCGCCGTCGAGGCCCACGCTCCGGTCCACAAAAATGCGAAGGCCATGGAGATCGATTTCGGCGTGGTTCCGCGCGGTTATGCGTGGTCCTTCCACAAGGGCGATCATCTCAACGTCGGCCTCTGCACGGAAAGCGCCGAAGTCGTGAAACTCTCACGCGACCTGCTCGCGAACTACCTGAAGCGAAAGTTCGGCAGTGATGAGTATTCGCACTTCGTCGGGCACTACCTCGGCATCGGCGGCATGCGTTACGAGCCCAAGCACAAACGCATATTCCTGGTGGGCGATGCCGCCGGCATGACCGATCCGCTCAGCGGCGAAGGCATCTACAACGCGATCAAGAGCGGTCAGGCAGCCGCCAGTGCGCTGCTGCAAAACTCCGAAGCACCGCACGTGTCCTACGCGCAAGCACTCGCCGACGTCCGCGATGATCTCGAGTTCTGCGAGCGCGCCATCGGCAAATTCTACGGACACCTCAACGCCGGCTTCGCCATGCTGAAAGTTCCGGGAATGAAGAAATCAATCCTGAAGGGTTACGCGATGGGACTCACTCTCAGCGAAATTCGCGGGTCCATCCACAAGCTCCCCTTTGCGAGCGTGGATGACACGCACACCGCCGAATACAGCAATCACGCCGAAGCTTAA
- a CDS encoding M28 family metallopeptidase codes for MHVRTIASLLLIANLAVAQSASTPQLLGFTAEHTKAELEYEKVFKSAISPEQEKGFHREFTRHPHPAGTVRDKEVADYIAKTWKDQGLEDVVIRQYDVLGSLPKEVVVEMTAPKPYKAGLREAAYDADPDTKNPEVRTAWTSMSASGEVTAPIVYAHSGNPGDYEVLKKNGIDVKGKIVLVRYSNPYSYRGFKALTAQRMGAAGMLVYSDPAEDGYKKGKVFPDGPWGPETHIQRGAITYDFIVPGDPLTPGWASVPGAKRIEKSEAQSLPKIMAVPMSWHDVKPLLENMGGPLAPKDWQGGLPIKYTLGGVGQVHLKVQMDDSVAPYYVVEARIKGSEHPEEWVVLGNHHDAWEFGGVDPSSGTASMMEMTRSLGALLQKGQRPKRTLVFCSWDGEEVGLTGSTEWGEQFEKELKEKAVAYLNVDEATSGRDFHGSAVASLIPEMLELSDSVKDPASGTSLREAWRKTVAREKKEAKEIAPRTDADIVDVRIGSGSDHTVFLNHDGVPVVELQFDGPYGVYHSMYDDFYWINHFGDPGYRYHTVMSQLWGTLALRLADADILPFDFGAYAGKVREFVKEEQEKPDADKNLNVAPLLKALDEFETEGQLLGSAAKKKLASGKLDAEQVQEVNRAIMQVERNWLNPDGIPGRPWFKHTLYAARYTYAHLELPGLTEAVEAKDWATAKQQAAILERAVRNNTQLLHEARARIWY; via the coding sequence ATGCACGTTAGAACGATTGCTTCCCTGCTGTTGATTGCGAACCTGGCGGTTGCTCAGAGTGCTTCCACGCCGCAGTTGCTGGGCTTTACCGCGGAACACACTAAGGCAGAACTCGAGTACGAGAAGGTGTTCAAGTCTGCGATTTCTCCGGAGCAGGAGAAGGGGTTCCATCGCGAATTCACGCGGCATCCGCATCCGGCGGGAACGGTTCGCGACAAGGAAGTGGCGGACTACATCGCCAAGACCTGGAAGGATCAAGGCCTGGAAGATGTGGTGATCCGGCAGTATGACGTGCTGGGGTCGCTGCCGAAGGAAGTGGTCGTCGAGATGACGGCGCCGAAGCCGTACAAGGCGGGTTTGCGCGAGGCCGCGTATGACGCCGATCCGGACACGAAGAACCCAGAGGTGCGCACCGCATGGACGAGCATGTCCGCGAGCGGCGAGGTGACTGCGCCGATTGTGTACGCGCACAGCGGCAATCCTGGCGATTACGAAGTGCTGAAGAAAAACGGCATCGACGTGAAGGGCAAGATCGTCCTCGTGCGGTACTCGAATCCGTACAGCTATCGCGGCTTCAAGGCGCTGACGGCGCAGCGCATGGGCGCAGCGGGAATGCTGGTGTATTCCGATCCGGCGGAAGATGGCTACAAGAAAGGCAAAGTGTTTCCTGACGGACCATGGGGGCCGGAAACGCACATCCAGCGCGGCGCGATTACTTATGACTTCATTGTGCCGGGCGATCCGCTGACGCCGGGATGGGCGTCGGTGCCGGGAGCGAAGCGAATCGAAAAAAGTGAAGCGCAGTCGCTGCCGAAGATCATGGCGGTGCCGATGTCGTGGCACGATGTGAAGCCGCTGCTGGAGAACATGGGCGGCCCTCTGGCGCCGAAGGACTGGCAAGGCGGGCTGCCGATCAAGTACACCCTGGGCGGCGTGGGGCAGGTGCACCTGAAGGTGCAAATGGATGACAGTGTCGCTCCGTATTACGTGGTGGAGGCGCGGATCAAGGGCTCGGAGCATCCTGAGGAGTGGGTGGTGCTCGGCAATCATCATGACGCGTGGGAGTTTGGCGGCGTGGACCCGAGCAGCGGCACTGCGTCGATGATGGAGATGACGCGCTCGCTCGGCGCACTTTTGCAAAAGGGACAGCGCCCGAAACGAACTCTCGTTTTCTGCTCGTGGGATGGCGAAGAGGTTGGGCTGACGGGATCAACCGAGTGGGGCGAGCAGTTTGAGAAAGAGCTGAAGGAAAAAGCGGTCGCGTACCTAAACGTAGACGAGGCGACGTCGGGCAGAGATTTTCATGGCAGCGCCGTGGCTTCGCTCATCCCCGAAATGCTCGAGCTAAGCGACTCGGTGAAGGATCCGGCAAGTGGCACTTCTCTGCGCGAAGCATGGCGCAAGACGGTGGCGCGTGAGAAGAAGGAAGCGAAGGAAATCGCGCCGAGGACCGATGCCGACATCGTGGATGTGCGCATTGGCAGCGGCTCCGACCACACCGTGTTTCTGAATCACGATGGCGTGCCGGTGGTGGAGTTGCAATTCGACGGCCCGTACGGTGTGTATCACTCGATGTACGACGATTTCTACTGGATCAACCATTTCGGCGACCCGGGATACCGATACCACACGGTGATGTCGCAACTGTGGGGGACGCTGGCGCTGCGGCTCGCGGATGCCGACATCCTGCCCTTTGATTTTGGCGCGTACGCGGGCAAGGTGCGCGAGTTTGTGAAGGAAGAGCAGGAGAAGCCGGACGCCGACAAGAACCTCAATGTCGCGCCGCTCCTGAAAGCTCTTGATGAATTTGAGACCGAAGGCCAGCTGCTGGGCTCGGCGGCGAAGAAGAAGTTGGCGTCCGGCAAACTCGATGCCGAACAGGTGCAGGAAGTGAATCGCGCAATCATGCAGGTGGAGCGGAACTGGCTAAATCCGGACGGCATCCCCGGGCGACCGTGGTTCAAGCACACGCTGTACGCAGCACGATATACCTATGCGCATCTTGAGTTGCCGGGGCTGACCGAAGCCGTTGAAGCAAAGGACTGGGCGACGGCGAAGCAGCAGGCGGCGATCCTGGAGCGCGCAGTGAGGAACAACACGCAACTGCTGCACGAGGCGCGGGCGAGGATTTGGTATTAA
- a CDS encoding efflux RND transporter periplasmic adaptor subunit, which produces MPKFPIISTALLAALGLAVLSACGRSAQGGAPQGFPAMHVQTQPALAQNVGDFTEYLATIKSRGSSILQPEVEGQITQIFVKSGQHVQPGQVLMEIDPRRQAATVSSQEANANSKRANLDWASKELERRKGLYAAGVISRQDLDQALTSYDAAKADLTAMDETVKQQKVQLHYFSVYAPTAGIVGDIPVRVGDRVTVATVLTTLDTGAGLEAYISVPAEKSADVKQGMPVTLATSDGKTVATTISFISPRVDPATQLLLVKANVPASSDFRNDQVIHARVIWKSVSRPTLPVTAVSRIGGATFAFVVGDNKGQAVAQQRSVQLGEIVGNSYTVLGGISPGDKVIVSSVNMLVDGMPIVPETASQNPAAPSAAGPQS; this is translated from the coding sequence ATGCCAAAGTTCCCAATCATTTCCACCGCACTTCTTGCCGCTCTCGGCCTTGCAGTGCTCTCGGCTTGTGGCCGCTCCGCGCAGGGCGGTGCACCGCAGGGCTTCCCGGCGATGCACGTGCAAACACAGCCCGCGCTGGCGCAGAACGTCGGCGACTTCACCGAGTATCTTGCCACGATTAAATCGCGCGGCTCATCCATCCTCCAGCCCGAAGTCGAAGGTCAGATCACGCAAATTTTTGTAAAGTCCGGCCAGCACGTTCAGCCCGGCCAAGTGCTGATGGAAATCGATCCCCGCCGTCAGGCCGCGACTGTCAGTTCGCAGGAAGCCAACGCGAATTCCAAGCGCGCTAATCTCGATTGGGCTTCCAAGGAACTCGAACGTCGTAAGGGTCTCTATGCGGCGGGCGTCATCAGCCGACAGGACCTCGACCAGGCGCTGACCTCCTACGACGCCGCCAAGGCCGACCTTACTGCCATGGATGAGACCGTCAAGCAGCAGAAAGTCCAGCTCCACTACTTCTCGGTCTACGCTCCCACCGCCGGCATCGTTGGTGACATCCCCGTTCGTGTCGGCGATCGCGTCACTGTCGCTACCGTGCTCACAACGCTCGACACCGGCGCCGGCCTCGAAGCCTATATCTCCGTCCCCGCAGAAAAATCGGCCGACGTGAAGCAAGGCATGCCCGTAACCCTCGCTACCTCCGATGGCAAGACCGTTGCGACCACGATCTCTTTCATCTCGCCGCGTGTCGATCCCGCGACTCAATTGCTCCTCGTGAAGGCCAACGTTCCCGCGAGCAGCGACTTCCGCAACGATCAAGTCATCCACGCGCGCGTGATCTGGAAATCCGTCTCGCGTCCCACTCTGCCCGTCACCGCGGTTTCGCGCATCGGCGGAGCGACCTTCGCGTTCGTCGTTGGCGACAACAAGGGCCAGGCCGTCGCTCAGCAGCGCTCGGTGCAACTCGGTGAGATCGTCGGCAACAGCTACACCGTGCTCGGCGGCATCAGCCCCGGCGACAAGGTCATCGTCAGCAGCGTCAACATGCTGGTGGACGGCATGCCCATAGTTCCCGAAACTGCCAGCCAGAATCCGGCTGCGCCATCTGCGGCAGGTCCGCAGTCCTAG
- a CDS encoding ABC transporter permease, whose protein sequence is MNLHLEHQTIVGLTQAAIAAIAAFAVVLAAKTRKISLEKDTSIALIRGLVQIVAVGSVLVFLLRGPRWTSGLMLAAMIVAAGNISAKRAKQMPGAFAVSTWAIACGAGSVIAVMTALRVIDTSITSLIPVGSMLIANAMNTNGLALNRFRSDVLSHVGQIETALALGADPKDSVAPYVQESSEASLIPAIDSMRSLGIVWIPGLMAGMLLSGAKPLYASIYQFVVLAMIFAASGITSLVSMTLIRAKIFSTAEQLVLRQTEK, encoded by the coding sequence ATGAACCTGCATCTTGAGCACCAGACGATCGTCGGATTAACACAGGCAGCAATTGCTGCAATCGCGGCGTTTGCGGTCGTCCTGGCGGCGAAGACGCGAAAGATCAGCCTCGAGAAAGACACATCCATCGCGCTGATACGCGGGCTGGTGCAGATCGTCGCCGTGGGGTCGGTGTTGGTTTTCCTACTGCGCGGGCCGCGTTGGACGAGCGGCTTGATGCTGGCAGCGATGATCGTGGCCGCCGGAAATATCTCCGCGAAACGCGCTAAGCAGATGCCCGGCGCATTCGCGGTTTCGACGTGGGCCATCGCGTGCGGAGCAGGATCAGTAATTGCTGTAATGACTGCGCTGCGGGTGATTGATACGTCGATCACTTCGCTGATTCCCGTCGGAAGCATGTTGATTGCGAATGCGATGAATACCAATGGGCTGGCGCTCAATCGCTTCCGGAGCGATGTGTTGTCGCACGTTGGGCAGATCGAGACCGCGCTGGCGTTGGGTGCGGATCCGAAGGACAGCGTTGCGCCGTACGTGCAGGAGTCGTCAGAGGCGAGCCTTATTCCGGCAATTGATTCCATGCGGTCACTTGGGATTGTCTGGATTCCGGGGCTGATGGCGGGTATGTTGCTGTCGGGCGCGAAGCCGCTGTATGCGTCGATTTACCAGTTTGTAGTGCTGGCAATGATTTTTGCAGCGTCGGGAATTACGTCGCTGGTGAGTATGACGCTGATACGGGCGAAGATTTTTTCGACGGCGGAGCAGTTGGTGCTGCGCCAAACTGAGAAATAG
- a CDS encoding CocE/NonD family hydrolase, with translation MYELLLKRVLLGILAIVWVTAAVAQDDDDANSKFDVKAHYTKYEYRIPMRDGVRLFTAVYVPKDQAKPYPFMMERTPYTVGPYGSDNYPKNVGPAQEFAEAGYIFVYQDVRGRWMSEGKWEEMTPHIDHPNGPKDVDESTDTYDTVEWLLKHVPNNNGKVGIWGISYPGFYASASIIDSHPAIKAASPQAPVTDLYMGDDAYHNGAFMLAANFGFYTSFKQEKAPLLPPKNGQDFDFGTEDGYEYYLKLGALANSFKVITDEFNPLWRDQVVNTTYDDYWKKRNIAAHLHNIHCAVLNVGGWFDAEDVEGPMKTFRTIAKNDPDTVNILVEGPWAHFTWSVVNGNKMGRVVWGSDTAKYFRAKIEFRFFEYYLKGEGDGKFPKAYAFETGTNVWRQYSSWPPAGVQAKTLYFREGGKLSFEAPNTQGFDEYVSDPNRPVPFVGYTTNDVPQEYMVSDQRFASKRTDVLTYQTDPLEEDVTIAGPIAPKLFVSTTGTDSDFDVKLIDVYPSDYPDPEEKSEKFDDVKLPTEPMTGYQQLLRGEPFRGKFRHSFEKPEPFTPGKTETIEFTMPDVHHTFRRGHRIMVQIQSSWFPLTDRNPQTFTDIPTAKAEQFVKATERVYRQNGAASGVGVMVLPAK, from the coding sequence ATGTATGAACTGCTTTTGAAGCGGGTGCTGCTCGGCATCCTGGCGATTGTGTGGGTCACGGCAGCGGTCGCGCAGGATGATGACGACGCGAACAGCAAATTCGATGTCAAAGCCCATTACACGAAGTACGAATACCGGATCCCGATGCGTGATGGAGTACGCCTCTTTACCGCGGTGTACGTGCCGAAGGACCAAGCGAAGCCTTATCCATTCATGATGGAGCGGACGCCGTACACGGTGGGACCGTATGGCTCAGACAACTATCCCAAGAATGTAGGGCCGGCGCAGGAGTTTGCGGAGGCGGGTTACATCTTTGTTTACCAGGATGTGCGCGGGCGGTGGATGTCGGAGGGCAAGTGGGAGGAGATGACGCCCCACATCGACCATCCCAACGGCCCCAAAGACGTGGACGAGAGTACGGACACCTACGACACCGTAGAGTGGCTGCTGAAGCACGTGCCGAATAACAACGGAAAAGTTGGTATTTGGGGCATTTCGTATCCGGGATTCTATGCGTCGGCGAGCATCATTGATTCGCATCCGGCGATCAAGGCGGCGAGTCCGCAGGCACCGGTAACCGATCTCTACATGGGCGACGACGCGTACCACAACGGCGCGTTCATGCTGGCGGCGAACTTCGGCTTCTATACCAGTTTCAAGCAGGAAAAAGCGCCGCTGTTGCCACCCAAGAATGGGCAGGACTTCGATTTTGGCACGGAAGACGGATACGAGTACTACCTGAAACTGGGAGCGCTGGCGAATTCATTCAAGGTAATTACCGATGAGTTCAATCCGCTGTGGCGCGACCAGGTGGTGAACACCACGTATGACGACTACTGGAAGAAGCGCAACATTGCGGCCCATCTGCACAACATCCACTGCGCAGTGTTGAACGTCGGCGGTTGGTTTGATGCCGAGGACGTGGAAGGGCCGATGAAGACCTTCCGAACCATCGCCAAGAATGATCCCGATACGGTGAACATCCTGGTGGAAGGGCCATGGGCGCACTTTACCTGGTCGGTAGTGAATGGGAACAAGATGGGCCGCGTGGTGTGGGGCTCGGACACGGCAAAGTACTTCCGCGCCAAGATCGAATTCCGATTTTTCGAGTACTACCTGAAGGGCGAGGGCGACGGGAAGTTCCCGAAAGCCTATGCGTTCGAAACCGGAACCAATGTTTGGCGTCAGTATTCGAGCTGGCCTCCGGCGGGCGTACAAGCGAAGACCCTGTATTTCCGCGAGGGCGGCAAGCTTTCCTTCGAGGCACCGAATACGCAGGGCTTCGATGAATATGTGAGCGATCCGAACCGGCCCGTGCCGTTCGTGGGTTACACGACGAACGATGTTCCGCAGGAGTACATGGTGAGCGACCAACGCTTCGCTTCGAAGCGAACCGATGTTCTGACCTACCAGACCGATCCCTTGGAAGAGGATGTGACGATCGCGGGGCCGATTGCGCCTAAGCTGTTCGTCTCGACGACGGGAACGGATTCGGATTTCGACGTAAAGCTGATTGATGTTTATCCAAGCGATTATCCGGATCCCGAAGAAAAGTCGGAGAAGTTCGACGATGTAAAGTTGCCGACAGAGCCGATGACGGGCTATCAGCAATTGCTGCGCGGCGAGCCGTTCCGCGGAAAGTTCCGGCACAGTTTCGAAAAGCCAGAACCGTTCACGCCGGGCAAAACGGAGACCATCGAGTTCACCATGCCTGACGTGCACCACACGTTCCGGCGCGGACACCGCATCATGGTGCAGATTCAGAGCTCGTGGTTCCCGCTCACGGACCGCAACCCGCAGACGTTCACCGATATTCCGACGGCGAAGGCGGAACAGTTTGTGAAGGCAACGGAGAGGGTGTATCGGCAGAACGGCGCGGCTAGCGGAGTCGGCGTAATGGTGCTGCCGGCTAAATGA
- a CDS encoding ABC transporter ATP-binding protein has translation MPESILRTEELGYSVGDKVIVDAVSLTVAQGEVLCVLGPSGSGKSSFLRLLNRLAEPTSGMVYLEGKDYRELAPRELRRRVGMITQQAFLFPGRVAENVRFGPRQRGQEITDDAVEECLRGVGLSGYGSRQGSTLSGGEAQRVSIARALANEPVVLLADEPTSALDDFSKSGIEALLREIVKARQLTCVMVTHDVAQARRMADRVALFRGGRVVGLGTLAEVLDEPAS, from the coding sequence ATGCCGGAATCGATTCTGAGAACCGAAGAACTGGGGTACAGCGTTGGCGACAAGGTGATCGTCGACGCTGTATCGCTCACGGTCGCGCAAGGCGAGGTGCTTTGCGTGCTCGGGCCGAGCGGCTCGGGCAAGAGTTCGTTTCTGCGTTTGCTGAACCGGTTGGCTGAACCGACGAGTGGCATGGTGTATCTCGAGGGGAAGGATTATCGCGAGCTCGCGCCGCGGGAGTTGCGACGACGCGTGGGGATGATTACGCAGCAGGCGTTTCTCTTCCCTGGCAGAGTTGCAGAGAATGTGCGATTTGGACCCAGGCAACGTGGGCAGGAGATAACGGACGACGCTGTCGAAGAATGTCTGCGGGGCGTGGGACTTAGCGGATATGGTTCGCGACAAGGTTCTACGCTCTCTGGCGGCGAGGCGCAGCGCGTGTCGATCGCGCGCGCATTAGCCAATGAACCTGTGGTGTTGCTGGCGGATGAACCGACTTCAGCGCTGGATGATTTCTCGAAAAGCGGAATTGAGGCGTTGCTGCGCGAGATTGTGAAGGCGCGCCAATTGACGTGCGTGATGGTGACGCATGACGTAGCGCAGGCGCGGCGTATGGCGGACCGTGTCGCGTTGTTTCGCGGTGGACGAGTAGTGGGCTTGGGAACCTTGGCGGAGGTGTTGGATGAACCTGCATCTTGA
- a CDS encoding M28 family metallopeptidase yields MQVRRALIASLLCCAVVPLPAQTSAPALAGYSAQNSASEQQWEEKFRAIPSPDNLKNYMQRLSARPHHVGSPYDKDNAEWMLAQFKSWGLDAHIEEFDVLFPTPKERSVELIEPTHFVAKLQESAVNGDPTSSQQKEQLPTYNAYSADGDVTGPLVYVNYGMREDYEKLERLGVSVKGAIVIARYGGGWRGIKPKVAAEHGAVGCIIYSDPKDDGYSEGDVFPKGAFRPSDGVQRGSVEDTDYPGDPLTPGVGATKDAKRLTVKESPVIQKIPVLPISYGDAQPLMQAIQGPDVPQEWRGGLPITYHVGPGPAKVHLKMFSNWDIKPVYDVIAKIPGSEFPDEWVIRGNHHDAWVNGAEDPLSGMVALMEEARSMGELLKQGWKPKRTIIFCAWDGEEPGLLGSTEWVETHAQELTEHAVMYVNSDSNGRGWLFASGSHSLEHFVNDVAKTVQDPETKKTAWERSRLVRISRAKGDERGEVRSRPDTRIGSLGDGSDYASFLDHLGVAALNIGYGGETDGGIYHSIYDDFYWYTHFGDPSFQYGRALSQTGGTLVMRMADADVLPFQFTNAAETVGRFVNELKKQLKEKQDEIAELNTEIDEGMFTATADPTKKFVPPPKEQVPPFLNFAPLDNAVVTFKKSAERYDKAMKALVKAGLPTGDKTAELNKLLIQSERAYTNAQGLAERPWFKHMIYAPGAYTGYGVKTIPTVHEPMDAKKWAQADAGVPAAAKAIEDEAKLVDSAAEAVEKLAGEAGK; encoded by the coding sequence ATGCAAGTTCGTCGCGCATTGATCGCGTCGCTGCTTTGCTGCGCGGTGGTTCCGCTACCGGCGCAGACTTCGGCCCCGGCGCTCGCAGGATATTCGGCGCAGAATTCGGCGTCTGAGCAGCAGTGGGAAGAGAAATTCCGGGCGATTCCCTCCCCCGATAACCTGAAGAACTACATGCAGCGCCTGAGCGCGCGTCCGCACCACGTGGGCTCGCCCTATGACAAGGACAATGCCGAGTGGATGCTGGCGCAGTTCAAGTCGTGGGGACTGGATGCGCATATCGAAGAGTTCGACGTGCTCTTCCCGACGCCGAAGGAGCGCTCTGTCGAGTTGATTGAGCCGACACACTTTGTGGCGAAACTGCAGGAGTCGGCGGTGAATGGAGATCCGACTTCGAGCCAGCAGAAAGAACAGTTGCCGACATATAACGCGTACTCGGCGGATGGCGACGTCACCGGGCCGCTGGTGTATGTGAACTACGGCATGCGCGAGGACTACGAGAAGCTGGAGCGGCTGGGCGTTTCGGTGAAGGGCGCAATCGTCATCGCACGTTACGGCGGCGGCTGGCGCGGCATTAAGCCGAAGGTTGCGGCGGAGCACGGCGCGGTGGGCTGCATTATTTATTCCGACCCGAAAGACGATGGATACTCGGAAGGTGATGTATTTCCGAAGGGCGCGTTCCGTCCGTCGGATGGCGTTCAACGCGGAAGCGTCGAGGACACGGACTATCCGGGCGATCCGCTGACGCCGGGCGTTGGCGCGACGAAAGATGCGAAGCGGCTGACGGTGAAGGAGTCGCCGGTAATCCAGAAGATCCCGGTGCTGCCGATATCCTATGGCGATGCGCAGCCGCTGATGCAAGCGATCCAGGGGCCGGATGTTCCGCAGGAATGGCGCGGCGGGCTGCCGATTACCTATCACGTGGGGCCGGGGCCGGCGAAAGTGCACCTCAAGATGTTCTCCAACTGGGACATCAAGCCGGTGTATGACGTGATCGCGAAGATTCCGGGCTCGGAATTTCCGGATGAGTGGGTTATTCGCGGGAACCATCATGATGCGTGGGTGAATGGCGCGGAAGACCCGCTCTCGGGCATGGTCGCGCTTATGGAAGAAGCGCGCTCGATGGGCGAACTGCTGAAGCAGGGATGGAAGCCGAAGCGCACGATCATCTTCTGCGCGTGGGACGGTGAGGAACCGGGACTGCTCGGTTCGACCGAGTGGGTGGAGACGCATGCCCAGGAACTGACCGAGCACGCGGTGATGTATGTGAACTCGGATTCCAACGGTCGCGGCTGGTTGTTTGCTTCGGGCTCGCACTCGCTTGAGCATTTCGTGAACGACGTCGCGAAGACCGTGCAGGACCCTGAGACCAAGAAAACTGCGTGGGAGCGGTCGCGGCTGGTGCGCATATCGCGCGCGAAGGGCGACGAACGTGGTGAGGTCAGGAGCCGTCCGGACACGCGAATTGGCTCGCTGGGCGATGGTTCGGATTACGCATCGTTCCTCGATCACCTGGGCGTGGCCGCGCTGAATATTGGCTACGGCGGCGAGACCGATGGCGGTATCTATCACTCCATCTACGACGATTTCTACTGGTATACGCACTTCGGCGATCCGAGCTTCCAGTACGGACGTGCGTTGTCGCAGACCGGTGGAACGCTGGTGATGCGGATGGCGGATGCGGATGTGCTTCCCTTCCAGTTCACAAATGCCGCCGAGACCGTTGGCAGGTTCGTGAATGAATTGAAGAAGCAGCTGAAGGAGAAGCAGGACGAAATCGCCGAATTGAACACAGAGATTGATGAAGGTATGTTCACGGCGACGGCGGACCCGACCAAGAAATTTGTGCCTCCGCCGAAGGAGCAGGTGCCTCCGTTCTTGAACTTCGCGCCGCTGGATAACGCGGTGGTGACCTTCAAGAAGAGCGCCGAACGTTACGACAAGGCAATGAAGGCGCTCGTCAAGGCCGGCTTGCCGACTGGCGACAAAACAGCCGAGCTGAACAAGTTGCTCATCCAGAGCGAGCGTGCGTACACAAATGCACAGGGGCTTGCGGAGCGGCCGTGGTTCAAGCACATGATCTATGCACCGGGCGCTTACACCGGCTACGGCGTCAAGACGATTCCAACCGTGCATGAGCCGATGGACGCGAAGAAGTGGGCGCAGGCAGATGCCGGCGTACCAGCAGCAGCCAAGGCAATTGAGGACGAAGCCAAGCTGGTGGACTCCGCGGCGGAAGCGGTGGAGAAGTTGGCGGGCGAGGCTGGAAAGTAG